A stretch of the Lolium perenne isolate Kyuss_39 chromosome 3, Kyuss_2.0, whole genome shotgun sequence genome encodes the following:
- the LOC139837848 gene encoding uncharacterized protein, translated as MNCVVCGSMGNHCQQRRETLSSFRCYLGSRFDDFMTVPCFVRRQFNNLVGNIFFVVTSDEVKYKFHVKKGSSKTRVFGTGYQKFLHDYDLKVGDCIMFGFDSAPELFGIFAVGPDGTEKHRVDEIPTAVVHTKGVMLTTAQTLKKEQLLRERGLGLGVVFVHTLTNTDLKGNGLV; from the exons atgaactgtgttgtttgtggttcgatgggcaatcattgtcagcagaggcgggagactctcagttcatttcgctgttatcttggaagcagatttgatgactttatg actgtgccttgttttgtgaggaggcagttcaacaaccttgttggtaatatcttttttgtcgttacatcggatgaagtgaagtacaaatttcatgttaagaaaggcagttcgaagacacgtgtttttggtactggataccaaaaatttcttcatgactacgacctgaaagttggtgactgtatcatgtttgggtttgatagtgctcctgaactgtttgggatttttgcagtaggtcctgatggcactgaaaagcatcgtgtcgatg aaattccaactgcagttgtccacactaaaggtgttatgcttactactgctcaaacattgaagaaggaacaacttctccgtgagcgtggtcttggtcttggtgttgtttttgtgcacaccttgacgaatactgatttgaagggcaatggactggtataa